One window of the Leptospira koniambonensis genome contains the following:
- the pth gene encoding aminoacyl-tRNA hydrolase — MKLIVGLGNPGDKYNNNRANIGFKILDVIANNINVEIKTKKKKSLIGRGDFEGEEVVLLKPQTFSDLSGESVLYIASFLKIQVQDILVIHEDLTLPLGKIVVDKGANGNENPGIKSVIQSLRSPNFIRIRIGIGNDQFDGTNLDGFLKEDFQPLENLSLIQIINDAEAAIRSISLGDIEDVIEKYRL; from the coding sequence ATACAATAATAACCGAGCAAATATCGGCTTCAAAATTTTAGACGTGATCGCCAATAACATCAATGTTGAGATCAAGACTAAGAAGAAAAAGTCTTTGATCGGGCGCGGCGATTTTGAAGGAGAAGAGGTTGTATTATTAAAACCTCAAACCTTCAGCGATCTATCGGGCGAGTCAGTTCTGTACATAGCTTCCTTCCTGAAAATTCAGGTACAGGATATTCTTGTAATCCACGAAGATTTAACCTTACCCTTGGGTAAAATTGTAGTGGATAAGGGAGCTAACGGGAACGAAAATCCTGGGATCAAATCAGTGATCCAATCCTTACGTTCTCCAAATTTTATCCGCATCCGTATCGGGATCGGTAACGACCAATTCGATGGCACTAATTTGGACGGATTTTTGAAGGAAGATTTCCAACCTCTCGAAAACTTAAGTTTGATCCAGATCATCAACGACGCGGAAGCTGCAATTCGCTCCATCAGTTTGGGCGATATTGAAGACGTGATCGAAAAATACAGATTGTAA